The Anabrus simplex isolate iqAnaSimp1 chromosome 1, ASM4041472v1, whole genome shotgun sequence genome window below encodes:
- the LOC136858216 gene encoding carboxypeptidase B-like, whose product MAVTILVRSRKTYEGYKVFHITPSRDQINLLEQFYGNPAYDFWTGSRKAGSSWKIMVSPNEIHSFSRFLHRNNLSYAMNDVQMASQPENIRDVSEFERTSSKPISFNKYLRYNKMIIYLAWLASNYPDIVSTKCIGSTFYGRPINMITISSGGNNTKPSILINAGIHAREWITPAMALYTINQLVENRTNHNLFSAVDWHIIPVLNVDGYEYSHTTDRLWRKTRSTTSNKLCRGVDGNRNFDFHWMENGASANPCSSNYAGVKPFSESEIAAFRNFVLANADRLKLFLDLHSTGREILYPWGYCKELPKDWKKLHSLAHKANRAQMSVGGARYDVGSSTHLLYPAAGASDDWIKGVANISLSYTVELPEAGVSGWDMPASKIEITVSQFFEAVRVFGEYVTENYGWTKEMFGQAIL is encoded by the coding sequence ATGGCTGTAACAATACTTGTTAGAAGTAGAAAGACTTATGAAGGGTATAAAGTATTCCACATCACCCCTTCTCGTGATCAAATAAACCTTCTGGAACAGTTTTATGGTAATCCAGCCTACGACTTCTGGACAGGAAGCAGGAAAGCTGGTTCATCGTGGAAAATCATGGTTTCCCCAAATGAAATACATAGCTTTAGTAGATTCCTACACCGTAACAACTTGTCGTATGCCATGAATGATGTGCAGATGGCTTCACAGCCAGAGAACATCAGAGACGTGAGTGAATTCGAAAGAACGTCCTCTAAGCCCATCTCCTTCAACAAGTACTTGCGCTACAATAAAATGATCATATATCTGGCCTGGTTGGCCTCAAACTACCCAGATATTGTCTCTACTAAGTGTATAGGTTCTACCTTTTACGGTCGACCAATCAACATGATAACAATCTCCTCCGGAGGAAATAATACTAAACCTTCAATTTTGATTAATGCTGGAATACATGCCAGAGAATGGATTACACCTGCGATGGCTCTCTATACAATCAACCAGCTAGTTGAAAACAGAACCAATCATAACCTCTTTTCGGCAGTAGACTGGCATATAATTCCTGTCCTCAACGTCGATGGATATGAATATTCTCATACCACAGATCGTCTATGGAGAAAAACTCGCTCGACGACATCAAATAAGTTATGTCGTGGAGTGGATGGTAATAGAAACTTTGACTTCCATTGGATGGAAAATGGAGCTAGTGCTAATCCATGCTCATCCAATTATGCTGGAGTTAAACCATTTTCTGAATCCGAAATCGCTGCATTTCGTAATTTTGTTCTAGCTAACGCTGACAGGCTCAAATTATTCTTGGATTTACATAGTACTGGAAGAGAGATATTATACCCATGGGGTTACTGCAAGGAACTGCCCAAGGACTGGAAGAAATTGCATTCACTGGCACATAAGGCGAACAGAGCACAGATGTCTGTAGGAGGTGCAAGGTATGATGTCGGATCATCAACGCACTTATTGTACCCAGCAGCAGGAGCAAGTGATGACTGGATAAAAGGCGTCGCCAACATTTCTCTCTCCTACACAGTGGAGCTACCGGAAGCGGGTGTGAGTGGTTGGGATATGCCGGCCTCAAAAATTGAGATAACCGTTAGTCAGTTCTTCGAGGCTGTGAGGGTGTTCGGAGAGTACGTCACCGAGAACTATGGATGGACAAAGGAAATGTTTGGACAAGCGATCCTATAA